Proteins encoded together in one Dermacentor variabilis isolate Ectoservices chromosome 2, ASM5094787v1, whole genome shotgun sequence window:
- the LOC142573213 gene encoding chymotrypsin-elastase inhibitor ixodidin-like isoform X1 — protein sequence MLLFSHDGSGSTGCAHALPPSSLSLELPSFWSVALHYKGGFLERPCSPREVYLQCGTACPRICGRPARTFCTYQCVSGCFCARGFIRTAHGNCIPENQCYYRG from the exons ATGCTGTTATTCAGTCACGACGGCTCCGGGTCGACAGGTTGTGCCCATGCTCTGCCTCCCTCCTCTCTATCACTCGAACTGCCTTCCTTCTGGAGTGTTGCGCTTCACTACAAAG GTGGTTTCCTGGAACGCCCATGCAGTCCTCGCGAGGTGTACCTCCAGTGCGGCACTGCCTGCCCGCGCATTTGTGGACGGCCAGCACGCACCTTCTGCACGTACCAGTGCGTGAGCGGGTGCTTCTGCGCCCGTGGATTCATCCGGACGGCACACGGAAACTGCATCCCCGAGAACCAGTGCTACTATAGAGGATGA
- the LOC142573213 gene encoding chymotrypsin-elastase inhibitor ixodidin-like isoform X2 has protein sequence MEAHVLQCAVLLAVILIGVTDAQGGFLERPCSPREVYLQCGTACPRICGRPARTFCTYQCVSGCFCARGFIRTAHGNCIPENQCYYRG, from the exons ATGGAAGCCCACGTCCTTCAATGTGCTGTGTTGTTGGCAGTTATCCTCATCGGTGTCACGGACGCTCAGG GTGGTTTCCTGGAACGCCCATGCAGTCCTCGCGAGGTGTACCTCCAGTGCGGCACTGCCTGCCCGCGCATTTGTGGACGGCCAGCACGCACCTTCTGCACGTACCAGTGCGTGAGCGGGTGCTTCTGCGCCCGTGGATTCATCCGGACGGCACACGGAAACTGCATCCCCGAGAACCAGTGCTACTATAGAGGATGA